A region of Streptomyces sp. R44 DNA encodes the following proteins:
- a CDS encoding AMP-binding protein → MSDLRPETAVTPESADQGFVTYAESILHTLARHPALPVIICPDRRRITAGELRDSIHRLARELIARGVRPGQTVSLLTGNTPQALVARYAANLAGARVTPLYDGLNPDALAHLVDVADTELLLADPTRYADLDRLKPLLHVPMLATLGPHPHADDICAAAAGQPPAPVAVPVGADDDWCIRHTGGTTTGLPKSLQMKHGPYRRTLADLSSPTDTPLRYLACTPLTHIAGLWADLALLQGGSVVLQPAFEPGEALAAIERERITRLFLQPPLLHQLLDHPALPATDTSSVRRVTYGGSPASTARLRQAESVFGKVLQSWYGQNETLGLTEVLPEEHDRVGRHGQITVGRAMPGVELRIVDPDGRALPTGSEGEIHARAHSAMSGYWKQPELTARVLHDGWVRTGDIGYLDDDGYLFLADRGHDTITVDGTRVYPSEIEEVLTAHPAVAQCAVFGMRHDDEFERVHAAIVPARGHRADIDELRDFVAARRSALHVPHTFHILKAIPLSGIGKPDKHALRRALS, encoded by the coding sequence ATGTCCGACCTCCGGCCCGAGACGGCCGTGACGCCCGAGTCCGCCGACCAGGGCTTCGTCACCTACGCGGAATCCATCCTCCACACCCTGGCCCGCCATCCCGCCCTGCCCGTGATCATCTGCCCCGACCGCCGGCGGATCACCGCGGGCGAGCTGCGCGACAGCATCCACCGGCTCGCCCGAGAGCTGATCGCGCGCGGCGTCCGGCCCGGGCAGACCGTCTCCCTGCTCACCGGCAACACCCCTCAGGCGCTCGTCGCGCGCTACGCGGCCAACCTGGCCGGTGCGCGCGTGACACCCCTGTACGACGGGCTGAACCCGGACGCCCTGGCGCACCTGGTGGACGTCGCCGACACCGAGCTGCTGCTGGCCGACCCGACCCGGTACGCGGACCTGGACCGGCTGAAGCCGCTTCTCCACGTGCCGATGCTGGCGACCCTGGGCCCGCACCCGCACGCCGACGACATCTGCGCGGCGGCGGCCGGGCAGCCGCCGGCGCCCGTCGCCGTGCCCGTCGGCGCCGATGACGACTGGTGCATCCGCCACACCGGCGGCACCACGACCGGGCTGCCGAAAAGCCTGCAGATGAAGCACGGCCCGTACCGCCGCACCCTGGCCGACCTGTCTTCCCCCACGGACACCCCGCTCCGCTACCTGGCATGCACGCCGCTCACCCACATCGCGGGTCTCTGGGCGGACCTGGCGCTCCTGCAGGGCGGATCCGTCGTCCTGCAGCCCGCCTTCGAACCCGGCGAGGCCCTCGCGGCGATCGAGCGCGAGCGGATCACCCGGCTGTTCCTCCAGCCGCCCCTCCTGCACCAGCTCCTCGACCATCCCGCGCTGCCCGCCACGGACACGTCCAGCGTCCGGCGGGTCACCTATGGCGGCAGCCCCGCGTCGACGGCCAGGCTGCGGCAGGCCGAAAGCGTCTTCGGCAAGGTGCTGCAGAGCTGGTACGGGCAGAACGAGACGCTCGGGCTCACCGAAGTCCTGCCCGAGGAACACGACCGCGTCGGCCGGCACGGGCAGATCACCGTCGGCCGCGCCATGCCCGGCGTCGAACTCCGCATCGTCGACCCGGACGGCCGTGCTCTCCCGACCGGCAGCGAAGGCGAGATCCACGCCCGCGCGCACAGCGCCATGAGCGGCTACTGGAAGCAGCCCGAGCTGACCGCCCGCGTGCTGCACGACGGCTGGGTGCGCACCGGCGACATCGGCTACCTCGACGACGACGGCTACCTCTTCCTCGCCGACCGGGGCCACGACACGATCACCGTCGACGGCACCCGGGTCTACCCCAGCGAGATCGAGGAGGTGCTGACGGCCCACCCCGCCGTCGCCCAGTGCGCCGTCTTCGGCATGCGCCATGACGACGAGTTCGAGCGCGTCCACGCCGCCATCGTGCCCGCCCGCGGTCACCGCGCCGACATCGACGAGCTGCGCGACTTCGTCGCCGCCCGTAGGAGCGCTCTCCATGTCCCGCACACGTTCCACATCTTGAAGGCC
- a CDS encoding alpha/beta fold hydrolase: MNIERIRHLTFDGFGYRCRIVENAAPATEPVVVLGGAFQDMYAYQRLEARWGASATVISVDLPGSGAADVLPASYGFDFLTGALADLLDRLGLGRVNLFGASYAMPIAYGLAQEHPERVARLALVGAAPVYPPDQRAALRTMADALESGDAGAYARMSIAALLSPGERDVHKRTVVTRVLARTMGSVTRADIPRHLASTYRVIDWQGLRPGGVRDVPALVFTGEHDSLTHPDLGREVAATIAGSVFTLIRGADHICHLERPLEMSELLDRFFTDQPLDDLPYLTPLERHVRPAALVP, translated from the coding sequence ATGAACATTGAGAGGATCCGTCACCTCACCTTCGACGGCTTCGGCTACCGGTGCCGGATCGTCGAGAACGCCGCTCCCGCCACCGAGCCCGTCGTCGTACTCGGCGGCGCTTTCCAGGACATGTACGCCTACCAGCGGCTCGAAGCGCGCTGGGGGGCGTCCGCGACCGTCATCAGCGTGGACCTGCCGGGATCGGGTGCGGCCGACGTGCTGCCCGCCTCGTACGGCTTCGACTTCCTCACCGGCGCGCTGGCGGACCTGCTGGACCGGCTGGGCCTGGGACGGGTGAACCTCTTCGGGGCCTCCTACGCCATGCCGATCGCCTACGGTCTCGCCCAGGAGCATCCCGAGCGCGTCGCCCGCCTGGCCCTGGTGGGCGCCGCTCCCGTCTACCCGCCGGACCAACGCGCCGCGCTGCGGACGATGGCCGACGCCCTGGAGTCCGGTGACGCCGGCGCCTACGCCCGTATGAGCATCGCGGCCCTGCTGTCCCCCGGCGAGCGGGACGTCCACAAGCGCACGGTCGTCACCCGCGTCCTCGCCCGCACGATGGGGTCGGTCACGCGGGCCGACATCCCCCGGCATCTGGCCTCCACCTACCGTGTCATCGACTGGCAGGGGCTACGTCCCGGCGGTGTCCGGGACGTTCCGGCGCTGGTCTTCACCGGTGAACACGACAGCCTCACCCACCCCGACCTCGGGCGCGAGGTCGCCGCCACCATCGCCGGAAGCGTCTTCACCCTGATCCGGGGCGCCGACCACATCTGTCATCTCGAACGACCGTTGGAGATGTCCGAGTTGCTGGATCGCTTCTTCACCGATCAGCCCCTCGACGACCTGCCGTACCTCACGCCCCTCGAACGCCATGTCAGGCCGGCCGCCCTGGTCCCGTGA
- a CDS encoding DHA2 family efflux MFS transporter permease subunit, whose product MPRERLDPALLRLCGVLAVGAFAPLLDSTIVSVAVDALADDLGVPTTTVQWVSTAYLLAFAMVMPVSGWAGDRLGTRRVWLGALALFSVGSLLCACAWSAGSLIVFRTVQGAGGGLMMPVLQTIVIRACGGRQVGRLIAVVSLPALLGPVLGPVFGGLLLGHLDWRWIFYVNLPVCALALFLAWRGVPRDRRQRASRLDVVGLVLVCPGLTALVYGLSQCGGQDGAAGGRVLLPMAAGVVLVAAFVGRSLRSGAPLIDMRLFRLRSFAATSVLMFVGGSTMYGGMFLLPLYCQLVLDKGVVATGLLLVPQGIGALAARVAGVLTDRIGPRPVVVTGLLLSAVATWPFAGSVGEGSVIAVALFFRGLGTSAVNLAVTVGAYQGLDDSQVADASTTTRILQQLGGSFGIAALAVLLQRGGHTATAFAHAFGLTAALTLCAVIAAALLPGHRAAASAPLATAEGRS is encoded by the coding sequence ATGCCCAGGGAACGTCTTGATCCCGCCCTGCTCAGGCTGTGCGGCGTTCTCGCTGTGGGTGCCTTCGCTCCGCTGCTCGACAGCACCATCGTCTCCGTCGCGGTCGACGCCCTCGCCGACGACCTCGGTGTCCCGACGACGACCGTGCAGTGGGTGAGTACCGCCTACCTGCTGGCGTTCGCGATGGTCATGCCGGTGAGCGGCTGGGCCGGTGACCGGCTCGGGACGCGGCGGGTCTGGCTGGGCGCGCTGGCCCTGTTCTCCGTCGGCTCGCTGCTGTGCGCCTGCGCCTGGAGCGCCGGCTCGCTGATCGTGTTCCGAACGGTGCAGGGGGCCGGCGGTGGGCTGATGATGCCGGTCCTGCAGACCATCGTCATCCGCGCCTGCGGCGGCCGACAGGTCGGGCGGCTCATCGCGGTCGTCTCGTTGCCGGCTCTCCTCGGCCCGGTCCTGGGGCCGGTGTTCGGCGGGCTGCTGCTCGGGCATCTCGACTGGCGCTGGATCTTCTACGTCAATCTGCCCGTCTGCGCGCTCGCGCTGTTCCTCGCCTGGCGGGGCGTGCCCAGGGATCGTCGGCAGCGTGCCTCCCGCCTCGATGTCGTGGGGCTGGTGCTGGTCTGTCCGGGCCTGACCGCGCTCGTGTACGGGCTCTCGCAGTGCGGCGGCCAGGACGGTGCGGCAGGAGGGCGGGTACTCCTGCCGATGGCGGCCGGGGTGGTCCTGGTCGCCGCGTTCGTCGGACGGAGCCTGCGGAGCGGCGCGCCCCTCATCGACATGCGTCTGTTTCGGCTGCGCTCCTTCGCCGCGACGTCGGTGCTGATGTTCGTCGGCGGTTCGACCATGTACGGCGGGATGTTCCTGCTGCCCCTGTACTGCCAGCTCGTACTCGACAAGGGCGTCGTCGCCACCGGTCTCCTGCTCGTTCCGCAGGGCATCGGCGCGCTGGCGGCGCGGGTGGCCGGCGTGCTCACCGACAGGATCGGGCCGCGTCCGGTCGTGGTGACCGGCCTGCTGCTGAGCGCGGTCGCGACGTGGCCCTTCGCCGGCTCGGTGGGTGAGGGCTCGGTCATCGCTGTCGCACTGTTCTTCCGTGGTCTCGGTACGAGCGCCGTCAACCTCGCCGTCACGGTCGGTGCCTATCAGGGACTGGACGACTCCCAGGTCGCGGACGCCAGCACCACGACGCGCATCCTCCAGCAGCTCGGCGGCTCCTTCGGCATCGCCGCCCTCGCCGTCCTGCTCCAGCGCGGCGGCCACACGGCCACGGCCTTCGCCCACGCCTTCGGCCTGACGGCCGCCCTCACCCTCTGCGCCGTCATCGCGGCAGCCCTGCTGCCCGGCCACCGAGCCGCGGCCTCAGCACCTCTGGCGACGGCGGAAGGACGGTCCTGA